From Equus asinus isolate D_3611 breed Donkey chromosome 14, EquAss-T2T_v2, whole genome shotgun sequence, one genomic window encodes:
- the GREP1 gene encoding glycine-rich extracellular protein 1 isoform X16 produces MGTQAFPAALFLLCLTSESLQGGLPPLSPGLGKGYGPPSGLGAGFGNGNGLRAQPGAGGGVRPLKPGPGNGNQLGAGAFPGVAAQPGVGGAVKPQKPGYGNGLGAGAFPGLGAQPGFGSRNGLGVSAFPGAGALPGIGGIVKPQKPGYANGNGMGTRAFLGVGAQPGFGGGGKPQKPGPAAQNGYGPGFGGAVKPQKPGQETQNGYGAGFGGGMKPQKPGYIQGNGLGAQPGPVTQNGYGPGFGGAMKPQKPGFGNGNGLGAQPGLPAQNGYPAGPPAQNGYGAGPQVPIGYGPGIGEGMKLQKPVYRNGLAAGAFPGQRAQPGSPPGAGLQIPAGLGEGVKPQKPGYGNGNGLGAQPAPTAAIQWGLKPQKAGYQPLNSYGPGAEVGFGGGLQPQKVGFGYWNGGLGAGVFPEARPQPGFPGANGFRNGYEEEVLVDSRAAAPAPEGNGQAASLRGFPWPSLQPWGAALKPGYAAGGTYPGVSSQPGPYGQLRPDLGPGPFGGPEVKRDISDLLGNGYGGRCPLGKC; encoded by the exons ATGGGCACCCAGGCCTTCCCCGCCGCCCTCTTCCTGCTCTGCCTGACTTCTGAAAGCCTGCAAGGCG GGCTGCCTCCGTTGTCTCCAGGCCTGGGGAAAG GCTACGGTCCCCCCAGTGGCCTGGGAGCAG GATTCGGGAACGGGAATGGGCTGAGAGCCCAGCCAG GCGCTGGAGGGGGTGTGAGACCCCTCAAGCCAG ggcctgggaatGGGAACCAGCTGGGAGCAGGGGCCTTCCCAGGTGTTGCAGCCCAGCCAG GCGTTGGAGGAGCTGTGAAACCTCAGAAACCAG GATATGGCAATGGCCTGGGAGCTGGGGCCTTCCCAGGGCTGGGAGCCCAGCCAG GATTTGGGAGCAGAAATGGTTTAGGAGTCAGTGCTTTTCCCGGGGCAGGAGCCCTGCCAG gAATTGGAGGGATTGTGAAACCCCAAAAGCCAG GATATGCCAACGGGAATGGGATGGGAACCAGGGCCTTCCTGGGAGTTGGAGCCCAGCCAG GCTTTGGAGGGGGTGGAAAACCCCAGAAGCCAG GTCCTGCAGCTCAGAACGGCTATGGACCAG GCTTTGGAGGGGCTGTGAAACCCCAGAAGCCCG GCCAGGAAACCCAGAACGGATACGGGGCAG GCTTCGGGGGGGGCATGAAGCCCCAGAAGCCAG GATACATTCAGGGAAATGGACTGGGAGCCCAGCCAG GCCCTGTGACTCAAAACGGCTATGGACCAG GCTTTGGAGGGGCCATGAAACCCCAGAAGCCGG GATTTGGGAACGGCAATGGGCTGGGAGCCCAGCCAG gcCTCCCAGCTCAGAATGGCTACCCTGCAGGCCCCCCAGCTCAGAATGGCTACGGAGCAG GCCCTCAGGTTCCTATCGGTTACGGACCAG GCATTGGTGAGGGCATGAAGCTGCAGAAGCCAG TTTACAGGAACGGGCTGGCAGCCGGAGCCTTCCCAGGCCAAAGGGCCCAGCCAG GATCCCCGCCAGGGGCCGGGCTGCAAATCCCAGCAG GTCTGGGAGAGGGTGTGAAACCTCAGAAGCCAG GATATGGCAACGGAAACGGGCTGGGGGCCCAGCCAG CACCAACTGCAGCCATCCAGTGGGGACTGAAACCTCAGAAAGCAG GGTACCAGCCTCTGAATAGCTATGGACCAGGAGCAGAAGTGG GCTTTGGTGGTGGCCTTCAGCCCCAGAAAGTCG GGTTTGGTTACTGGAATGGTGGTCTGGGAGCTGGGGTCTTCCCTGAGGCCCGCCCGCAGCCAg GGTTCCCTGGGGCCAATGGCTTTAGGAATG GGTATGAGGAGGAAGTGCTTGTGGACTCCAGAGCAGCAGCTCCAGCCCCTGAAGGAAATG GTCAGGCCGCTTCCCTGAGGGGCTTTCCCtggccctccctccagccctggggagCTGCCCTGAAGCCTGGATATGCTGCTGGAGGCACATATCCAGGGGTCAGCAGCCAGCCAG GGCCCTATGGGCAACTGAGGCCAGACCTGGGCCCCGGGCCTTTCG GGGGCCCTGAGGTGAAGAGAGACATCAGTGACCTGCTGGGAAATGGCTATGGAG GCCGCTGCCCTCTTGGGAAATGCTAA
- the GREP1 gene encoding glycine-rich extracellular protein 1 isoform X3 codes for MGTQAFPAALFLLCLTSESLQGGLPPLSPGLGKGYGPPSGLGAGFGNGNGLRAQPGAGGGVRPLKPGPGNGNQLGAGAFPGVAAQPGVGGAVKPQKPGYGNGLGAGAFPGLGAQPGFGSRNGLGVSAFPGAGALPGIGGIVKPQKPGYANGNGMGTRAFLGVGAQPGFGGGGKPQKPGPAAQNGYGPGFGGAVKPQKPGFGNGNGLGAQPGQETQNGYGAGFGGGMKPQKPGYIQGNGLGAQPGPVTQNGYGPGFGGAMKPQKPGFGNGNGLGAQPGLPAQNGYPAGPPAQNGYGAGPQVPIGYGPGIGEGMKLQKPVYRNGLAAGAFPGQRAQPGSPPGAGLQIPAGLGEGVKPQKPGYGNGNGLGAQPAPTAAIQWGLKPQKAGYQPLNSYGPGAEVGFGGGLQPQKVGFGYWNGGLGAGVFPEARPQPGFPGANGFRNGYEEEVLVDSRAAAPAPEGNGQAASLRGFPWPSLQPWGAALKPGYAAGGTYPGVSSQPGPYGQLRPDLGPGPFGGPEVKRDISDLLGNGYGGRCPLGKC; via the exons ATGGGCACCCAGGCCTTCCCCGCCGCCCTCTTCCTGCTCTGCCTGACTTCTGAAAGCCTGCAAGGCG GGCTGCCTCCGTTGTCTCCAGGCCTGGGGAAAG GCTACGGTCCCCCCAGTGGCCTGGGAGCAG GATTCGGGAACGGGAATGGGCTGAGAGCCCAGCCAG GCGCTGGAGGGGGTGTGAGACCCCTCAAGCCAG ggcctgggaatGGGAACCAGCTGGGAGCAGGGGCCTTCCCAGGTGTTGCAGCCCAGCCAG GCGTTGGAGGAGCTGTGAAACCTCAGAAACCAG GATATGGCAATGGCCTGGGAGCTGGGGCCTTCCCAGGGCTGGGAGCCCAGCCAG GATTTGGGAGCAGAAATGGTTTAGGAGTCAGTGCTTTTCCCGGGGCAGGAGCCCTGCCAG gAATTGGAGGGATTGTGAAACCCCAAAAGCCAG GATATGCCAACGGGAATGGGATGGGAACCAGGGCCTTCCTGGGAGTTGGAGCCCAGCCAG GCTTTGGAGGGGGTGGAAAACCCCAGAAGCCAG GTCCTGCAGCTCAGAACGGCTATGGACCAG GCTTTGGAGGGGCTGTGAAACCCCAGAAGCCCG GATTTGGGAACGGCAATGGGCTGGGTGCCCAGCCAG GCCAGGAAACCCAGAACGGATACGGGGCAG GCTTCGGGGGGGGCATGAAGCCCCAGAAGCCAG GATACATTCAGGGAAATGGACTGGGAGCCCAGCCAG GCCCTGTGACTCAAAACGGCTATGGACCAG GCTTTGGAGGGGCCATGAAACCCCAGAAGCCGG GATTTGGGAACGGCAATGGGCTGGGAGCCCAGCCAG gcCTCCCAGCTCAGAATGGCTACCCTGCAGGCCCCCCAGCTCAGAATGGCTACGGAGCAG GCCCTCAGGTTCCTATCGGTTACGGACCAG GCATTGGTGAGGGCATGAAGCTGCAGAAGCCAG TTTACAGGAACGGGCTGGCAGCCGGAGCCTTCCCAGGCCAAAGGGCCCAGCCAG GATCCCCGCCAGGGGCCGGGCTGCAAATCCCAGCAG GTCTGGGAGAGGGTGTGAAACCTCAGAAGCCAG GATATGGCAACGGAAACGGGCTGGGGGCCCAGCCAG CACCAACTGCAGCCATCCAGTGGGGACTGAAACCTCAGAAAGCAG GGTACCAGCCTCTGAATAGCTATGGACCAGGAGCAGAAGTGG GCTTTGGTGGTGGCCTTCAGCCCCAGAAAGTCG GGTTTGGTTACTGGAATGGTGGTCTGGGAGCTGGGGTCTTCCCTGAGGCCCGCCCGCAGCCAg GGTTCCCTGGGGCCAATGGCTTTAGGAATG GGTATGAGGAGGAAGTGCTTGTGGACTCCAGAGCAGCAGCTCCAGCCCCTGAAGGAAATG GTCAGGCCGCTTCCCTGAGGGGCTTTCCCtggccctccctccagccctggggagCTGCCCTGAAGCCTGGATATGCTGCTGGAGGCACATATCCAGGGGTCAGCAGCCAGCCAG GGCCCTATGGGCAACTGAGGCCAGACCTGGGCCCCGGGCCTTTCG GGGGCCCTGAGGTGAAGAGAGACATCAGTGACCTGCTGGGAAATGGCTATGGAG GCCGCTGCCCTCTTGGGAAATGCTAA
- the GREP1 gene encoding glycine-rich extracellular protein 1 isoform X17, whose product MGTQAFPAALFLLCLTSESLQGGLPPLSPGLGKGYGPPSGLGAGFGNGNGLRAQPGAGGGVRPLKPGPGNGNQLGAGAFPGVAAQPGVGGAVKPQKPGYGNGLGAGAFPGLGAQPGFGSRNGLGVSAFPGAGALPGIGGIVKPQKPGYANGNGMGTRAFLGVGAQPGLAAQNGFGPGFGGGGKPQKPGPAAQNGYGPGQETQNGYGAGFGGGMKPQKPGYIQGNGLGAQPGPVTQNGYGPGFGGAMKPQKPGFGNGNGLGAQPGLPAQNGYPAGPPAQNGYGAGPQVPIGYGPGIGEGMKLQKPVYRNGLAAGAFPGQRAQPGSPPGAGLQIPAGLGEGVKPQKPGYGNGNGLGAQPAPTAAIQWGLKPQKAGYQPLNSYGPGAEVGFGGGLQPQKVGFGYWNGGLGAGVFPEARPQPGFPGANGFRNGYEEEVLVDSRAAAPAPEGNGQAASLRGFPWPSLQPWGAALKPGYAAGGTYPGVSSQPGPYGQLRPDLGPGPFGGPEVKRDISDLLGNGYGGRCPLGKC is encoded by the exons ATGGGCACCCAGGCCTTCCCCGCCGCCCTCTTCCTGCTCTGCCTGACTTCTGAAAGCCTGCAAGGCG GGCTGCCTCCGTTGTCTCCAGGCCTGGGGAAAG GCTACGGTCCCCCCAGTGGCCTGGGAGCAG GATTCGGGAACGGGAATGGGCTGAGAGCCCAGCCAG GCGCTGGAGGGGGTGTGAGACCCCTCAAGCCAG ggcctgggaatGGGAACCAGCTGGGAGCAGGGGCCTTCCCAGGTGTTGCAGCCCAGCCAG GCGTTGGAGGAGCTGTGAAACCTCAGAAACCAG GATATGGCAATGGCCTGGGAGCTGGGGCCTTCCCAGGGCTGGGAGCCCAGCCAG GATTTGGGAGCAGAAATGGTTTAGGAGTCAGTGCTTTTCCCGGGGCAGGAGCCCTGCCAG gAATTGGAGGGATTGTGAAACCCCAAAAGCCAG GATATGCCAACGGGAATGGGATGGGAACCAGGGCCTTCCTGGGAGTTGGAGCCCAGCCAG GTCTCGCAGCTCAGAATGGCTTTGGACCAG GCTTTGGAGGGGGTGGAAAACCCCAGAAGCCAG GTCCTGCAGCTCAGAACGGCTATGGACCAG GCCAGGAAACCCAGAACGGATACGGGGCAG GCTTCGGGGGGGGCATGAAGCCCCAGAAGCCAG GATACATTCAGGGAAATGGACTGGGAGCCCAGCCAG GCCCTGTGACTCAAAACGGCTATGGACCAG GCTTTGGAGGGGCCATGAAACCCCAGAAGCCGG GATTTGGGAACGGCAATGGGCTGGGAGCCCAGCCAG gcCTCCCAGCTCAGAATGGCTACCCTGCAGGCCCCCCAGCTCAGAATGGCTACGGAGCAG GCCCTCAGGTTCCTATCGGTTACGGACCAG GCATTGGTGAGGGCATGAAGCTGCAGAAGCCAG TTTACAGGAACGGGCTGGCAGCCGGAGCCTTCCCAGGCCAAAGGGCCCAGCCAG GATCCCCGCCAGGGGCCGGGCTGCAAATCCCAGCAG GTCTGGGAGAGGGTGTGAAACCTCAGAAGCCAG GATATGGCAACGGAAACGGGCTGGGGGCCCAGCCAG CACCAACTGCAGCCATCCAGTGGGGACTGAAACCTCAGAAAGCAG GGTACCAGCCTCTGAATAGCTATGGACCAGGAGCAGAAGTGG GCTTTGGTGGTGGCCTTCAGCCCCAGAAAGTCG GGTTTGGTTACTGGAATGGTGGTCTGGGAGCTGGGGTCTTCCCTGAGGCCCGCCCGCAGCCAg GGTTCCCTGGGGCCAATGGCTTTAGGAATG GGTATGAGGAGGAAGTGCTTGTGGACTCCAGAGCAGCAGCTCCAGCCCCTGAAGGAAATG GTCAGGCCGCTTCCCTGAGGGGCTTTCCCtggccctccctccagccctggggagCTGCCCTGAAGCCTGGATATGCTGCTGGAGGCACATATCCAGGGGTCAGCAGCCAGCCAG GGCCCTATGGGCAACTGAGGCCAGACCTGGGCCCCGGGCCTTTCG GGGGCCCTGAGGTGAAGAGAGACATCAGTGACCTGCTGGGAAATGGCTATGGAG GCCGCTGCCCTCTTGGGAAATGCTAA
- the GREP1 gene encoding glycine-rich extracellular protein 1 isoform X27, protein MGTQAFPAALFLLCLTSESLQGGLPPLSPGLGKGYGPPSGLGAGFGNGNGLRAQPGAGGGVRPLKPGPGNGNQLGAGAFPGVAAQPGVGGAVKPQKPGYGNGLGAGAFPGLGAQPGFGSRNGLGVSAFPGAGALPGIGGIVKPQKPGYANGNGMGTRAFLGVGAQPGLAAQNGFGPGFGGGGKPQKPGPAAQNGYGPGFGGAVKPQKPGFGNGNGLGAQPGQETQNGYGAGFGGGMKPQKPGYIQGNGLGAQPGPVTQNGYGPGFGNGNGLGAQPGLPAQNGYPAGPPAQNGYGAGPQVPIGYGPGIGEGMKLQKPGLGEGVKPQKPGYGNGNGLGAQPAPTAAIQWGLKPQKAGYQPLNSYGPGAEVGFGGGLQPQKVGFGYWNGGLGAGVFPEARPQPGFPGANGFRNGYEEEVLVDSRAAAPAPEGNGQAASLRGFPWPSLQPWGAALKPGYAAGGTYPGVSSQPGPYGQLRPDLGPGPFGGPEVKRDISDLLGNGYGGRCPLGKC, encoded by the exons ATGGGCACCCAGGCCTTCCCCGCCGCCCTCTTCCTGCTCTGCCTGACTTCTGAAAGCCTGCAAGGCG GGCTGCCTCCGTTGTCTCCAGGCCTGGGGAAAG GCTACGGTCCCCCCAGTGGCCTGGGAGCAG GATTCGGGAACGGGAATGGGCTGAGAGCCCAGCCAG GCGCTGGAGGGGGTGTGAGACCCCTCAAGCCAG ggcctgggaatGGGAACCAGCTGGGAGCAGGGGCCTTCCCAGGTGTTGCAGCCCAGCCAG GCGTTGGAGGAGCTGTGAAACCTCAGAAACCAG GATATGGCAATGGCCTGGGAGCTGGGGCCTTCCCAGGGCTGGGAGCCCAGCCAG GATTTGGGAGCAGAAATGGTTTAGGAGTCAGTGCTTTTCCCGGGGCAGGAGCCCTGCCAG gAATTGGAGGGATTGTGAAACCCCAAAAGCCAG GATATGCCAACGGGAATGGGATGGGAACCAGGGCCTTCCTGGGAGTTGGAGCCCAGCCAG GTCTCGCAGCTCAGAATGGCTTTGGACCAG GCTTTGGAGGGGGTGGAAAACCCCAGAAGCCAG GTCCTGCAGCTCAGAACGGCTATGGACCAG GCTTTGGAGGGGCTGTGAAACCCCAGAAGCCCG GATTTGGGAACGGCAATGGGCTGGGTGCCCAGCCAG GCCAGGAAACCCAGAACGGATACGGGGCAG GCTTCGGGGGGGGCATGAAGCCCCAGAAGCCAG GATACATTCAGGGAAATGGACTGGGAGCCCAGCCAG GCCCTGTGACTCAAAACGGCTATGGACCAG GATTTGGGAACGGCAATGGGCTGGGAGCCCAGCCAG gcCTCCCAGCTCAGAATGGCTACCCTGCAGGCCCCCCAGCTCAGAATGGCTACGGAGCAG GCCCTCAGGTTCCTATCGGTTACGGACCAG GCATTGGTGAGGGCATGAAGCTGCAGAAGCCAG GTCTGGGAGAGGGTGTGAAACCTCAGAAGCCAG GATATGGCAACGGAAACGGGCTGGGGGCCCAGCCAG CACCAACTGCAGCCATCCAGTGGGGACTGAAACCTCAGAAAGCAG GGTACCAGCCTCTGAATAGCTATGGACCAGGAGCAGAAGTGG GCTTTGGTGGTGGCCTTCAGCCCCAGAAAGTCG GGTTTGGTTACTGGAATGGTGGTCTGGGAGCTGGGGTCTTCCCTGAGGCCCGCCCGCAGCCAg GGTTCCCTGGGGCCAATGGCTTTAGGAATG GGTATGAGGAGGAAGTGCTTGTGGACTCCAGAGCAGCAGCTCCAGCCCCTGAAGGAAATG GTCAGGCCGCTTCCCTGAGGGGCTTTCCCtggccctccctccagccctggggagCTGCCCTGAAGCCTGGATATGCTGCTGGAGGCACATATCCAGGGGTCAGCAGCCAGCCAG GGCCCTATGGGCAACTGAGGCCAGACCTGGGCCCCGGGCCTTTCG GGGGCCCTGAGGTGAAGAGAGACATCAGTGACCTGCTGGGAAATGGCTATGGAG GCCGCTGCCCTCTTGGGAAATGCTAA
- the GREP1 gene encoding glycine-rich extracellular protein 1 isoform X29, with amino-acid sequence MGTQAFPAALFLLCLTSESLQGGLPPLSPGLGKGYGPPSGLGAGFGNGNGLRAQPGAGGGVRPLKPGPGNGNQLGAGAFPGVAAQPGVGGAVKPQKPGYGNGLGAGAFPGLGAQPGFGSRNGLGVSAFPGAGALPGIGGIVKPQKPGYANGNGMGTRAFLGVGAQPGLAAQNGFGPGFGGGGKPQKPGPAAQNGYGPGFGGAVKPQKPGFGNGNGLGAQPGQETQNGYGAGFGGGMKPQKPGYIQGNGLGAQPGPVTQNGYGPGFGGAMKPQKPGFGNGNGLGAQPGLPAQNGYPAGPPAQNGYGAGPQVPIGYGPGIGEGMKLQKPGLGEGVKPQKPGYGNGNGLGAQPAPTAAIQWGLKPQKAGYQPLNSYGPGAEVGFGGGLQPQKVGFGYWNGGLGAGVFPEARPQPGFPGANGFRNGYEEEVLVDSRAAAPAPEGNGQAASLRGFPWPSLQPWGAALKPGYAAGGTYPGVSSQPGPYGQLRPDLGPGPFGRCPLGKC; translated from the exons ATGGGCACCCAGGCCTTCCCCGCCGCCCTCTTCCTGCTCTGCCTGACTTCTGAAAGCCTGCAAGGCG GGCTGCCTCCGTTGTCTCCAGGCCTGGGGAAAG GCTACGGTCCCCCCAGTGGCCTGGGAGCAG GATTCGGGAACGGGAATGGGCTGAGAGCCCAGCCAG GCGCTGGAGGGGGTGTGAGACCCCTCAAGCCAG ggcctgggaatGGGAACCAGCTGGGAGCAGGGGCCTTCCCAGGTGTTGCAGCCCAGCCAG GCGTTGGAGGAGCTGTGAAACCTCAGAAACCAG GATATGGCAATGGCCTGGGAGCTGGGGCCTTCCCAGGGCTGGGAGCCCAGCCAG GATTTGGGAGCAGAAATGGTTTAGGAGTCAGTGCTTTTCCCGGGGCAGGAGCCCTGCCAG gAATTGGAGGGATTGTGAAACCCCAAAAGCCAG GATATGCCAACGGGAATGGGATGGGAACCAGGGCCTTCCTGGGAGTTGGAGCCCAGCCAG GTCTCGCAGCTCAGAATGGCTTTGGACCAG GCTTTGGAGGGGGTGGAAAACCCCAGAAGCCAG GTCCTGCAGCTCAGAACGGCTATGGACCAG GCTTTGGAGGGGCTGTGAAACCCCAGAAGCCCG GATTTGGGAACGGCAATGGGCTGGGTGCCCAGCCAG GCCAGGAAACCCAGAACGGATACGGGGCAG GCTTCGGGGGGGGCATGAAGCCCCAGAAGCCAG GATACATTCAGGGAAATGGACTGGGAGCCCAGCCAG GCCCTGTGACTCAAAACGGCTATGGACCAG GCTTTGGAGGGGCCATGAAACCCCAGAAGCCGG GATTTGGGAACGGCAATGGGCTGGGAGCCCAGCCAG gcCTCCCAGCTCAGAATGGCTACCCTGCAGGCCCCCCAGCTCAGAATGGCTACGGAGCAG GCCCTCAGGTTCCTATCGGTTACGGACCAG GCATTGGTGAGGGCATGAAGCTGCAGAAGCCAG GTCTGGGAGAGGGTGTGAAACCTCAGAAGCCAG GATATGGCAACGGAAACGGGCTGGGGGCCCAGCCAG CACCAACTGCAGCCATCCAGTGGGGACTGAAACCTCAGAAAGCAG GGTACCAGCCTCTGAATAGCTATGGACCAGGAGCAGAAGTGG GCTTTGGTGGTGGCCTTCAGCCCCAGAAAGTCG GGTTTGGTTACTGGAATGGTGGTCTGGGAGCTGGGGTCTTCCCTGAGGCCCGCCCGCAGCCAg GGTTCCCTGGGGCCAATGGCTTTAGGAATG GGTATGAGGAGGAAGTGCTTGTGGACTCCAGAGCAGCAGCTCCAGCCCCTGAAGGAAATG GTCAGGCCGCTTCCCTGAGGGGCTTTCCCtggccctccctccagccctggggagCTGCCCTGAAGCCTGGATATGCTGCTGGAGGCACATATCCAGGGGTCAGCAGCCAGCCAG GGCCCTATGGGCAACTGAGGCCAGACCTGGGCCCCGGGCCTTTCG GCCGCTGCCCTCTTGGGAAATGCTAA
- the GREP1 gene encoding glycine-rich extracellular protein 1 isoform X20: MGTQAFPAALFLLCLTSESLQGGLPPLSPGLGKGYGPPSGLGAGFGNGNGLRAQPGAGGGVRPLKPGPGNGNQLGAGAFPGVAAQPGVGGAVKPQKPGYGNGLGAGAFPGLGAQPGIGGIVKPQKPGYANGNGMGTRAFLGVGAQPGFGGGGKPQKPGPAAQNGYGPGFGGAVKPQKPGFGNGNGLGAQPGQETQNGYGAGFGGGMKPQKPGYIQGNGLGAQPGPVTQNGYGPGFGGAMKPQKPGFGNGNGLGAQPGLPAQNGYPAGPPAQNGYGAGPQVPIGYGPGIGEGMKLQKPVYRNGLAAGAFPGQRAQPGSPPGAGLQIPAGLGEGVKPQKPGYGNGNGLGAQPAPTAAIQWGLKPQKAGYQPLNSYGPGAEVGFGGGLQPQKVGFGYWNGGLGAGVFPEARPQPGFPGANGFRNGYEEEVLVDSRAAAPAPEGNGQAASLRGFPWPSLQPWGAALKPGYAAGGTYPGVSSQPGPYGQLRPDLGPGPFGGPEVKRDISDLLGNGYGGRCPLGKC; the protein is encoded by the exons ATGGGCACCCAGGCCTTCCCCGCCGCCCTCTTCCTGCTCTGCCTGACTTCTGAAAGCCTGCAAGGCG GGCTGCCTCCGTTGTCTCCAGGCCTGGGGAAAG GCTACGGTCCCCCCAGTGGCCTGGGAGCAG GATTCGGGAACGGGAATGGGCTGAGAGCCCAGCCAG GCGCTGGAGGGGGTGTGAGACCCCTCAAGCCAG ggcctgggaatGGGAACCAGCTGGGAGCAGGGGCCTTCCCAGGTGTTGCAGCCCAGCCAG GCGTTGGAGGAGCTGTGAAACCTCAGAAACCAG GATATGGCAATGGCCTGGGAGCTGGGGCCTTCCCAGGGCTGGGAGCCCAGCCAG gAATTGGAGGGATTGTGAAACCCCAAAAGCCAG GATATGCCAACGGGAATGGGATGGGAACCAGGGCCTTCCTGGGAGTTGGAGCCCAGCCAG GCTTTGGAGGGGGTGGAAAACCCCAGAAGCCAG GTCCTGCAGCTCAGAACGGCTATGGACCAG GCTTTGGAGGGGCTGTGAAACCCCAGAAGCCCG GATTTGGGAACGGCAATGGGCTGGGTGCCCAGCCAG GCCAGGAAACCCAGAACGGATACGGGGCAG GCTTCGGGGGGGGCATGAAGCCCCAGAAGCCAG GATACATTCAGGGAAATGGACTGGGAGCCCAGCCAG GCCCTGTGACTCAAAACGGCTATGGACCAG GCTTTGGAGGGGCCATGAAACCCCAGAAGCCGG GATTTGGGAACGGCAATGGGCTGGGAGCCCAGCCAG gcCTCCCAGCTCAGAATGGCTACCCTGCAGGCCCCCCAGCTCAGAATGGCTACGGAGCAG GCCCTCAGGTTCCTATCGGTTACGGACCAG GCATTGGTGAGGGCATGAAGCTGCAGAAGCCAG TTTACAGGAACGGGCTGGCAGCCGGAGCCTTCCCAGGCCAAAGGGCCCAGCCAG GATCCCCGCCAGGGGCCGGGCTGCAAATCCCAGCAG GTCTGGGAGAGGGTGTGAAACCTCAGAAGCCAG GATATGGCAACGGAAACGGGCTGGGGGCCCAGCCAG CACCAACTGCAGCCATCCAGTGGGGACTGAAACCTCAGAAAGCAG GGTACCAGCCTCTGAATAGCTATGGACCAGGAGCAGAAGTGG GCTTTGGTGGTGGCCTTCAGCCCCAGAAAGTCG GGTTTGGTTACTGGAATGGTGGTCTGGGAGCTGGGGTCTTCCCTGAGGCCCGCCCGCAGCCAg GGTTCCCTGGGGCCAATGGCTTTAGGAATG GGTATGAGGAGGAAGTGCTTGTGGACTCCAGAGCAGCAGCTCCAGCCCCTGAAGGAAATG GTCAGGCCGCTTCCCTGAGGGGCTTTCCCtggccctccctccagccctggggagCTGCCCTGAAGCCTGGATATGCTGCTGGAGGCACATATCCAGGGGTCAGCAGCCAGCCAG GGCCCTATGGGCAACTGAGGCCAGACCTGGGCCCCGGGCCTTTCG GGGGCCCTGAGGTGAAGAGAGACATCAGTGACCTGCTGGGAAATGGCTATGGAG GCCGCTGCCCTCTTGGGAAATGCTAA